A stretch of Carboxydocella sporoproducens DSM 16521 DNA encodes these proteins:
- a CDS encoding exopolysaccharide biosynthesis polyprenyl glycosylphosphotransferase: MAILIIPVSYLLAFYLRFSGAYEQANLESLLTSLPWLTLWGFLLLYIYDFLPYRRLDREERLASIILVVALQLLGGMALSFFLRSFAFPRTVFLLASIFQLLGLWLSSHYRDQQLKSNFNDIICLPSHLTPTEQAIMILSAWQEGKNVELIPTLEQLLVLGGKLERSGTELRIILRPQVRMQGLKRLLDLIISLPLLLLLLPLFIIISILVKIDSPGPILYRQQRVTIGGKIFWLYKFRTMQVDAEAVTGPVLATKNDPRITRIGKLLRRTRLDELPQLWNVFKGEMSLVGPRPERPEFVTIYQQKIPGYELRHLMRAGLTGLAQVSAGYDLPVEEKLKYDLAYINSWSIWEDIKILFRTLRTIFLLNRAH, encoded by the coding sequence ATGGCAATATTGATAATTCCGGTTTCATATTTATTAGCCTTCTACCTGAGATTTAGCGGTGCTTACGAACAGGCTAACCTTGAATCTTTGCTTACCAGCTTACCCTGGCTTACTTTGTGGGGTTTTTTGCTCCTTTATATCTATGATTTCCTTCCTTATCGACGTTTAGATCGGGAAGAGCGCTTGGCCTCAATTATCCTGGTAGTCGCTCTGCAGTTGTTAGGTGGCATGGCCTTGTCTTTTTTTCTGCGTTCCTTTGCTTTTCCACGTACAGTCTTCCTATTAGCTTCTATCTTTCAGCTATTGGGATTGTGGTTAAGTAGCCACTATCGTGATCAGCAGCTAAAGTCCAATTTTAATGACATTATTTGCCTGCCGTCTCATTTGACTCCAACTGAACAAGCTATTATGATCCTGTCCGCTTGGCAGGAAGGGAAAAATGTTGAACTAATTCCAACTTTAGAGCAGCTTCTGGTTCTGGGTGGAAAACTGGAGCGCTCCGGGACAGAATTAAGAATCATCCTGCGACCTCAGGTCAGGATGCAGGGCTTAAAACGTTTACTGGATTTAATTATATCTTTGCCCCTATTGCTTCTTTTGTTGCCCTTATTTATTATCATCTCCATTTTGGTTAAAATTGATTCTCCAGGGCCGATTCTTTACCGTCAGCAACGAGTTACGATTGGCGGGAAAATATTCTGGCTATATAAATTTCGCACTATGCAAGTTGATGCTGAAGCTGTTACTGGGCCAGTTCTAGCAACAAAAAATGACCCTCGAATTACCAGAATAGGTAAGTTGTTGCGACGAACAAGGCTGGACGAATTGCCGCAGTTATGGAATGTATTCAAAGGTGAAATGAGTTTGGTAGGTCCCCGTCCGGAAAGACCTGAATTTGTTACAATTTATCAGCAAAAAATTCCTGGGTATGAATTGCGTCATCTGATGCGAGCTGGTTTAACGGGACTGGCTCAAGTCAGCGCAGGATATGATTTACCAGTAGAGGAAAAGTTAAAATATGATTTGGCTTATATAAATAGCTGGTCAATCTGGGAAGATATAAAAATACTGTTTAGGACTTTACGAACAATATTTTTGTTGAACAGAGCTCACTGA
- a CDS encoding glycosyltransferase family 4 protein, whose amino-acid sequence MKILMQNRPDPFIIKGGETVQMLQTKKALERLGHIVDISTELEPNLESYDVVHLFNLTMVGYTYIQALNAKKWRKPVVLSTIYFNLDEFESKGRVGLLKLINNIFDLDTRERLKAIARSVLQPRSAKVYLRQAFTGYIKQQRELLKMVDVILPNSKLEQECIYKDFAPLKPYCHVVPNAAENIYSTGSAERFYEKYGIKNFVLCVARIDNRKNQLALIEALKDTGLTVVFVGGVSPKHRKYFNVFIDKIRNNKNFIYFDEMPAEELADLYKAAEVHVLPSWVETPGLSSLEAALAGCKIVSTNRGSAPEYFQEYAWYCDPTDIVSIRKSVLAAYAAERSLTLAQYIKEKFNWDRAAEETIKGYMAALKINKF is encoded by the coding sequence GTGAAAATTTTAATGCAAAACAGACCAGACCCTTTTATTATTAAAGGTGGAGAAACGGTTCAAATGCTTCAGACCAAAAAAGCCCTTGAAAGGTTAGGGCATATTGTAGATATTTCTACAGAATTAGAACCCAATCTGGAAAGTTATGATGTAGTTCATCTTTTTAACTTAACTATGGTAGGTTATACCTATATACAAGCTTTAAATGCAAAAAAATGGAGAAAACCTGTAGTTTTATCAACCATATATTTTAATTTGGATGAGTTTGAATCCAAAGGAAGAGTAGGCTTACTTAAATTAATAAATAATATATTCGATTTGGACACAAGAGAGAGATTAAAAGCCATAGCTCGGTCAGTTTTACAACCAAGATCAGCTAAAGTCTACTTAAGGCAAGCTTTTACTGGGTATATAAAACAACAACGCGAACTTTTAAAAATGGTTGATGTAATTTTGCCTAACTCTAAACTAGAACAAGAATGTATATATAAGGATTTTGCGCCTTTAAAACCATATTGCCATGTTGTACCTAATGCAGCTGAAAATATTTATTCTACGGGATCAGCGGAACGGTTTTATGAAAAATATGGAATAAAAAATTTTGTTTTATGTGTTGCTAGAATAGATAATAGAAAAAATCAATTAGCTTTAATCGAGGCCTTAAAAGATACGGGATTAACTGTAGTATTTGTTGGCGGTGTGAGTCCAAAACACCGTAAGTATTTTAATGTTTTTATTGATAAAATCAGGAACAATAAAAATTTTATTTATTTTGATGAGATGCCAGCTGAGGAATTAGCCGATTTATATAAAGCTGCTGAAGTGCATGTTTTGCCAAGTTGGGTAGAGACTCCGGGTCTTTCAAGTTTAGAAGCTGCGCTGGCAGGCTGTAAAATAGTCTCTACTAATAGAGGATCAGCTCCGGAATATTTTCAAGAGTATGCCTGGTATTGTGATCCGACAGATATAGTTTCTATACGCAAAAGTGTTTTGGCAGCATATGCTGCGGAGAGATCTTTAACATTAGCACAATATATCAAGGAGAAGTTTAACTGGGACAGGGCTGCAGAAGAAACAATTAAAGGATACATGGCCGCATTAAAAATAAATAAATTTTAA
- a CDS encoding reverse transcriptase domain-containing protein, which yields MYGSTGTELGKNFSRDPINRFSYGFRPGRRGHDAVRQARKYAEEGYTWVVDMELEKFFDRVNYDILMARVVRKVKGKRVLKLIRRYLQAGVMVNGVVMDTDEGTPQGALAKSHASER from the coding sequence ATGTACGGGAGCACTGGGACAGAATTAGGGAAGAACTTCTCACGGGACCCTATAAACCGCTTCAGTTACGGGTTCAGACCCGGACGCAGGGGACATGATGCGGTCAGACAGGCAAGGAAGTACGCAGAGGAAGGATACACCTGGGTGGTAGACATGGAACTGGAGAAATTCTTCGACCGGGTAAACTATGACATCTTGATGGCCCGTGTTGTCCGCAAAGTCAAAGGCAAGCGGGTACTAAAACTTATCCGCCGCTATCTTCAGGCCGGAGTAATGGTCAACGGGGTAGTAATGGACACCGATGAAGGTACTCCACAAGGAGCTTTGGCCAAAAGCCACGCTAGTGAGCGTTAA
- a CDS encoding O-antigen ligase family protein: MLLYSLLMIALFLLPIVKWEPAPFDILMGVSFLLYGNQWKGIFVKREIQMFSFFLLMGVIADPQHLSITVPYFLKTAYIFFTGILLYSVFINKEDMLVKIISLGAFFWGVVVFVAYLSGWTLVQYDTWRLQGFFKDPNVFAAFYVFIFYISWVRQNIILLSLSLFLILAAMSRGAWLSLAIGSIILISYSWRKERTWCIRALFHSALATVFSLIYFLFSDRFSFFLGRNRLQPYDVERFANQKAGVEGILGSNPIVNDSFINKLLGYGHGTYEVYHQMSAHSLYVRMLFENGLVSLIVLCIVFIILLKMSWQKVDHWTGRLSLVSLTGFLINSFFIDTIHWRHFSVILALLLSIYYQNKKHKLDRKTVGDNGKVIGKEY, translated from the coding sequence ATGTTATTATATAGTTTATTAATGATAGCACTGTTTTTATTACCAATAGTCAAATGGGAACCGGCGCCTTTTGACATTTTAATGGGAGTTTCTTTTTTACTTTACGGCAACCAGTGGAAAGGAATTTTTGTAAAAAGAGAGATACAAATGTTTAGCTTTTTTTTGTTAATGGGTGTGATTGCAGATCCCCAGCACTTATCAATAACAGTGCCATATTTTTTAAAAACTGCTTATATTTTTTTCACTGGAATACTGCTTTATTCTGTCTTTATTAACAAAGAAGACATGTTAGTTAAAATTATATCTTTAGGTGCTTTTTTTTGGGGTGTAGTTGTATTTGTTGCTTATTTGAGCGGGTGGACTTTGGTACAATATGATACTTGGCGCTTACAGGGATTTTTCAAAGATCCTAATGTTTTTGCTGCCTTTTACGTGTTTATTTTTTATATTAGCTGGGTTAGGCAAAATATTATTTTACTTTCATTAAGCCTGTTTCTGATTTTGGCTGCTATGTCGAGAGGGGCATGGCTTAGTCTTGCGATTGGCAGTATAATTTTAATTAGCTATTCCTGGCGAAAGGAACGGACTTGGTGTATACGTGCTTTATTTCATTCGGCTTTAGCTACTGTTTTTTCTTTAATATATTTTCTTTTTTCTGATCGATTTAGCTTTTTCCTGGGTAGAAATAGATTACAGCCATATGATGTAGAACGATTTGCTAACCAAAAGGCTGGTGTTGAAGGGATACTGGGGTCCAATCCAATCGTTAACGACTCATTTATTAATAAACTTTTAGGATATGGTCATGGTACATATGAAGTATATCATCAAATGTCGGCCCATAGTTTGTATGTTCGTATGTTATTTGAAAATGGCTTGGTCAGTTTGATTGTATTATGTATAGTTTTTATTATTTTACTTAAAATGAGCTGGCAAAAAGTTGATCATTGGACAGGACGTTTATCATTGGTATCTTTAACCGGATTTTTAATAAACAGTTTTTTCATCGATACAATTCACTGGCGACATTTTTCAGTTATATTAGCATTGTTACTAAGCATCTATTATCAAAATAAGAAACATAAATTGGATAGAAAAACAGTTGGAGATAATGGTAAAGTAATTGGTAAGGAGTATTAG
- a CDS encoding glycosyltransferase family 4 protein — MTRVVFLRSNPVFPDPRVEKEAQSLSELGYQVTIVCWDRIGNLPIKEKYEFGEIQRLTIKAPYGKGLKNFANLLIWQFSLFKWLIRNNNKYDIIHACDFDTVLPAMFIKFIKNVNVIYDIFDFYADMVRNVPNSIKKIIKRIDYCVINKVDGVIIADENRLEQINGCNPKRIVVIYNSPPDFFNELKLKYDKKDKKFRIAYIGILQKERGLLEMIDVVKKNPNWHLDIAGFGGDEQLILKEILDANNIIFHGRLDYLKALELSSQADVLFATYDPDVINHRYSSPNKLFEAMMLGKPIIVCEGTGMDKLVVKHKMGLIVKYGNKHVLEKALNDLYNNRELYNQLSYNSRKTYENYFSWQKNKIKLQKFYKDIINN, encoded by the coding sequence ATGACTAGAGTAGTTTTTTTGCGTTCTAATCCTGTTTTTCCTGATCCGAGAGTGGAAAAAGAAGCTCAAAGTTTATCAGAACTCGGTTATCAAGTTACTATTGTATGTTGGGATAGAATTGGTAATTTACCTATTAAAGAAAAATATGAATTTGGTGAAATTCAGCGTTTAACTATAAAAGCTCCATATGGTAAGGGTCTAAAAAATTTTGCCAATTTACTTATTTGGCAGTTTTCTTTATTTAAATGGCTTATTAGAAATAACAATAAATATGATATTATACATGCTTGTGATTTTGATACTGTATTACCTGCAATGTTTATAAAATTTATAAAAAATGTTAATGTAATCTATGATATTTTTGATTTTTATGCAGATATGGTTCGGAATGTACCAAACAGTATTAAAAAAATCATAAAAAGAATAGACTACTGCGTTATTAATAAAGTAGACGGTGTAATAATTGCTGATGAAAATCGCTTAGAGCAGATAAATGGTTGTAATCCTAAACGTATTGTTGTTATTTACAATAGTCCACCAGATTTTTTCAATGAGTTAAAATTAAAATACGATAAAAAAGATAAAAAATTTCGTATTGCTTATATTGGTATTTTACAAAAAGAACGAGGACTTTTAGAAATGATTGATGTAGTAAAGAAAAATCCTAATTGGCATCTAGATATTGCAGGTTTTGGAGGAGATGAACAATTAATTTTAAAAGAAATATTGGATGCAAATAATATTATTTTTCATGGTCGATTGGATTATTTAAAAGCACTAGAATTAAGTTCGCAAGCAGATGTATTATTTGCAACCTATGATCCAGATGTGATAAATCATAGATACTCGAGTCCTAATAAATTATTTGAAGCAATGATGTTAGGAAAACCTATAATTGTTTGTGAAGGAACTGGGATGGATAAATTGGTTGTAAAGCATAAAATGGGATTAATTGTAAAATATGGTAATAAACATGTTTTGGAAAAAGCTTTAAATGATTTGTATAACAACCGAGAATTATATAACCAATTAAGTTATAATTCCAGAAAGACTTATGAAAACTATTTTAGTTGGCAAAAAAATAAAATAAAACTACAGAAATTTTATAAAGATATTATAAATAATTGA
- a CDS encoding glycosyltransferase family 4 protein: protein MVKIMHISEAIAFGGAERVICSYVTALAKDKNLDIILVVPDKYYNDFFRNICSNEVKLIPYNKNFFSKLSFNRFKLIKNLIVKYKPDIIHTHDPRMLIAVSLMKKFFTIKHFHTQHSKEVWRKSYLIEKLFNLNADHYIAVSSEVKNFLINKRGVDTNNISIIFNINIHNKQSEYKKSIGKNQIIKLIAVGRIEKEKGFDLLLKALAKIKEKISDRNFELFVVGSGSMLPYLKQLTVQFGLVEKVNFIGWRNDVFDLLLASDIFILPSRNEGMPLSLVEAMTAGLPSVCFDVSGVKDLIRNNIEGIVCKPEDIDELADGIIKLILDEKLRFGIGERAKQRIDELSKKNNMADRLIRCYFGG from the coding sequence TTGGTAAAAATCATGCATATATCTGAAGCTATAGCTTTTGGAGGTGCTGAGAGGGTTATTTGCAGTTATGTTACGGCTTTAGCTAAAGATAAGAATTTAGACATTATTTTAGTTGTTCCTGATAAGTATTATAATGATTTTTTTAGAAATATATGTTCAAATGAAGTTAAACTAATCCCGTATAATAAAAATTTTTTTTCAAAGCTAAGTTTTAATAGATTTAAATTAATAAAGAATCTAATTGTAAAATATAAACCAGATATAATTCATACGCATGACCCGAGAATGCTTATTGCTGTGTCCCTAATGAAAAAATTTTTTACTATAAAGCATTTTCATACTCAACATTCCAAAGAAGTTTGGAGAAAAAGTTATTTGATTGAGAAATTGTTTAATCTTAACGCAGATCATTATATAGCAGTTTCTTCGGAAGTAAAGAATTTCTTAATAAATAAACGTGGAGTAGATACAAATAATATATCAATTATTTTTAATATAAATATTCACAATAAACAAAGTGAATATAAAAAAAGCATCGGTAAAAATCAAATTATTAAGTTGATAGCGGTTGGTCGTATAGAGAAAGAAAAAGGATTTGATTTATTACTTAAGGCTTTAGCCAAAATCAAGGAAAAAATTTCTGATAGAAATTTTGAATTGTTTGTTGTTGGTTCAGGATCAATGTTACCGTATTTGAAACAACTGACTGTTCAATTTGGCTTAGTAGAAAAAGTGAATTTTATAGGTTGGAGAAATGATGTATTTGATTTATTATTGGCTTCAGATATATTTATTTTACCTTCAAGAAATGAAGGTATGCCGCTTTCATTAGTTGAAGCAATGACTGCCGGATTACCATCTGTTTGCTTTGATGTATCCGGTGTTAAAGATTTAATTAGAAATAATATTGAGGGAATAGTATGTAAACCTGAAGATATTGATGAATTAGCTGATGGAATAATTAAGTTAATTTTAGATGAGAAACTACGTTTTGGTATTGGAGAAAGAGCTAAACAGCGAATAGATGAGCTTAGCAAAAAAAATAACATGGCAGATAGACTGATAAGATGTTATTTTGGAGGATAA
- a CDS encoding S-layer homology domain-containing protein has translation MRIKKSMATFVAATMLFGSTGMAFASVDDSINRLNGVGLVKGYADGSFKPEQNITRAEYAAIAVRALGLEAAAQYAKGPTKFKDVPANHWASGYINVAVDQGIITGYPDGKFRPDANVTAAEAIAMMVRVLGYEPVLTGTWPTKYISKASALGLLDNVSIDNFNAPAKRGDVFVIADDALDVKPLEQKGYGDTKTYEESTKTLLELKLKVTEKKDMAVGASVVHDGVAADQISVNGSVYDLVGTVNPFDFYGLKTKVWFNKDNDVIAVKADEEEIFTDKIKSFSGNKVVFYGKGEKELASSVTLYNNFAAGTPAVLGSNVNNGDVVKVVLDDKGKIIKFIKFAYPNTDYVKEIDAANKKITFKRSGSSISLKDKDEDYIQIFKNGKKATLADIKVGDVVSYYYNGDKYLIAATDAVVSGKLTSVADAAGNNVKLVVGDKTVYTNGTAEYTTNNGDSFSVATTANLNDDLVGQNVTVKLGLNGEAAYVISDKEATSKTFDVLVRNITKETTYSGNTNSTKTYIKVTKFDGTMLVYEVDNDDYSTVGDMANGYVGLSTVITSPDTAEINPKDLVKITLNDSGKVSKVVAIDSNTIKTPTNIDKDTNVLYVNGTPYIITSDTKVIKSKKLGGGSSTAYLDETEYVTWDNAEDYVAQNLTNTKIVIDGSKVKYVFLDSTTAVASDYKWGVVVGSKFGIGGGDYAVKINIDGTEKQYTLDVASFTYSNQPIIFKLNADGTKLNFANGLVEMGGLETVEKVETVGDKVIITMTNGNQRIGIASKVKYFDKSGGKNITPITGVSSGDNVRVYEFLDKDGKYQSPTDGMIDFVVKE, from the coding sequence ATGAGAATCAAGAAGTCTATGGCTACTTTTGTGGCCGCCACCATGCTGTTCGGTTCCACCGGCATGGCATTCGCTTCCGTGGATGACAGCATCAATCGTCTGAATGGCGTAGGTCTGGTTAAGGGTTATGCTGATGGCAGCTTCAAACCGGAACAGAACATCACCCGGGCTGAATATGCCGCTATTGCCGTACGGGCCCTGGGGCTGGAAGCGGCTGCTCAGTATGCAAAAGGACCTACCAAGTTCAAGGATGTACCTGCCAATCACTGGGCCTCTGGTTATATTAATGTAGCAGTTGACCAGGGGATCATTACCGGTTATCCCGATGGTAAATTCAGACCTGATGCGAATGTAACTGCTGCTGAAGCCATTGCCATGATGGTACGGGTGCTGGGTTATGAGCCTGTTCTGACTGGAACCTGGCCGACCAAGTATATCTCCAAGGCATCAGCTCTCGGCTTGTTGGACAATGTTTCCATTGACAACTTCAATGCTCCTGCTAAACGGGGAGATGTATTCGTTATCGCTGATGATGCATTGGATGTAAAACCGCTGGAACAAAAAGGTTATGGTGACACCAAGACTTACGAAGAATCCACCAAAACCCTGCTGGAACTGAAACTGAAAGTAACCGAGAAAAAAGACATGGCTGTGGGTGCTTCTGTAGTTCACGATGGTGTTGCTGCAGACCAAATCAGCGTCAATGGTTCTGTCTATGACCTTGTAGGTACAGTAAATCCTTTTGACTTCTATGGTCTGAAAACAAAAGTCTGGTTTAACAAGGATAATGATGTAATTGCTGTTAAGGCTGATGAGGAAGAAATCTTTACTGATAAGATTAAGAGTTTTAGTGGTAATAAAGTTGTATTCTATGGTAAGGGTGAAAAAGAACTTGCTTCTTCTGTAACCCTCTACAACAACTTTGCTGCAGGAACACCGGCAGTACTTGGTTCCAATGTTAATAATGGTGATGTAGTAAAAGTTGTACTGGATGATAAAGGCAAGATTATTAAGTTTATTAAGTTTGCTTATCCCAACACTGACTACGTAAAAGAAATTGATGCTGCTAACAAGAAAATTACTTTCAAGCGGTCTGGTAGCTCCATTTCCTTAAAGGATAAGGATGAAGACTATATCCAGATCTTCAAGAACGGTAAAAAGGCAACTCTAGCTGACATCAAGGTTGGCGATGTAGTATCTTATTATTATAATGGTGACAAATATTTGATCGCAGCTACAGATGCTGTTGTAAGCGGTAAGCTGACCTCTGTTGCTGATGCAGCAGGCAACAATGTAAAACTGGTTGTTGGCGATAAAACTGTATATACTAATGGAACCGCTGAATATACAACGAATAACGGCGATTCCTTCAGCGTAGCTACAACTGCTAACTTGAACGATGACCTGGTTGGCCAGAATGTTACTGTGAAACTGGGTCTGAATGGTGAGGCAGCCTATGTTATCAGTGACAAGGAAGCTACCAGCAAGACATTTGATGTTCTGGTCAGAAATATTACCAAAGAAACTACTTATAGTGGAAACACCAATTCCACCAAGACCTATATCAAGGTAACCAAGTTTGATGGTACCATGCTGGTATATGAAGTTGATAACGATGACTACAGCACTGTTGGCGATATGGCTAATGGATATGTAGGTCTGAGTACTGTTATTACTAGTCCCGATACTGCTGAAATCAATCCTAAAGACTTGGTCAAAATTACTTTAAATGACTCAGGTAAAGTATCAAAGGTTGTTGCTATAGATAGTAACACGATAAAAACACCAACTAATATAGATAAAGATACAAATGTACTTTATGTAAATGGTACACCTTACATTATTACCAGTGACACCAAGGTTATCAAGTCCAAGAAATTGGGTGGTGGCTCTTCTACAGCTTATCTTGATGAAACTGAATATGTAACGTGGGATAATGCTGAAGATTATGTAGCACAAAATCTAACTAATACTAAAATAGTTATTGATGGTTCCAAAGTTAAATATGTCTTCTTGGATTCTACTACCGCCGTTGCTTCCGACTATAAGTGGGGTGTTGTTGTAGGCAGTAAGTTCGGTATCGGTGGCGGAGACTATGCGGTTAAAATCAACATCGATGGTACCGAAAAGCAATACACACTGGATGTAGCAAGTTTTACCTATTCTAACCAGCCTATTATTTTCAAACTGAATGCAGATGGAACTAAATTGAATTTTGCAAATGGACTAGTTGAAATGGGTGGTTTGGAAACAGTAGAGAAAGTTGAAACCGTAGGCGACAAGGTAATTATCACCATGACTAATGGGAACCAGCGGATTGGCATTGCCTCCAAGGTTAAATACTTTGATAAATCTGGAGGTAAGAACATTACTCCGATTACTGGAGTCTCCAGCGGAGATAATGTACGGGTCTATGAATTCCTGGACAAAGATGGAAAATATCAGTCACCGACGGATGGCATGATTGACTTTGTAGTGAAAGAATAA
- a CDS encoding group II intron maturase-specific domain-containing protein — MITSRSKAERVSNRIKSIKACLGGWIGYYALAETPSVFQEIEGWLRRRLRMCVWKQWKRVRTLYRELRALGLPERVLHIMANARKGYWRMFRQLNNALNNAYWQSQGLKSLTERYHRIRQAW; from the coding sequence TTGATAACTTCTCGAAGCAAGGCCGAGAGGGTTTCGAACCGCATCAAGAGCATTAAAGCCTGCCTTGGAGGCTGGATAGGATACTATGCGCTGGCGGAAACGCCGAGCGTATTCCAGGAAATCGAGGGATGGCTAAGGCGAAGGCTACGGATGTGTGTCTGGAAACAATGGAAGCGTGTCCGAACCCTATACCGTGAACTGCGGGCCCTGGGCCTACCGGAGCGAGTTTTACATATAATGGCTAATGCCCGTAAAGGCTACTGGCGTATGTTTCGACAATTAAATAACGCCCTGAACAATGCCTACTGGCAAAGTCAGGGCCTAAAGAGTTTAACTGAACGTTATCATCGCATTCGTCAAGCTTGGTGA
- a CDS encoding CDP-glycerol glycerophosphotransferase family protein, producing MQRRKKIIIFYEHINRELYVALSLKKKLEEFLSVKVYVLSIVFEYFKALFIKADLVIMPWMYDHIDFYYYCYIFKIKNPKMKILNLHHEQIGTKETIKFLLPKDKISKQVYHLAWGQDFAQKLLTIGVEREKIFITGNPRTDEFFNCNVDKKKKELAIKYGLDFKKKWILFADNLAGIANLTDDEVNNLTKRGINFYQYRKIARETYSETIKFINNLALNLSQEFEIIFRFHPGHNDNRNLFNLNIKIINDLSIYDWFPCINVFLTWNSTSVFEAILCGVENVFRFEPFTIPEEFKIEKMKNIPVVTSAEQLIFLLQNRAEFNLEIVKKECEEVYGPVDGMCCNRIVDIIKKIIYSDEETLHNEKIQVKRILSAVKIGIYQWLAYLFVLTNTIDLIKWPIPQYKLKNDFPR from the coding sequence ATGCAACGAAGAAAAAAAATTATTATTTTTTATGAGCATATAAATAGAGAATTATATGTTGCATTATCTTTAAAGAAAAAGTTAGAAGAATTTTTAAGTGTTAAAGTATATGTATTGTCTATCGTATTTGAATATTTTAAAGCATTATTTATAAAAGCTGATTTAGTAATTATGCCATGGATGTATGACCACATTGATTTCTATTATTATTGCTATATTTTTAAAATTAAAAACCCAAAAATGAAGATACTCAATTTACATCACGAGCAAATAGGTACGAAGGAAACCATAAAATTTTTGTTACCTAAAGATAAAATATCAAAACAAGTTTATCACTTAGCTTGGGGACAGGATTTTGCACAAAAACTATTAACTATTGGAGTAGAACGAGAAAAAATTTTTATTACTGGTAATCCACGAACAGATGAGTTTTTTAATTGTAATGTTGATAAAAAGAAAAAGGAATTAGCAATAAAATATGGGTTGGATTTTAAAAAGAAATGGATACTTTTTGCCGATAATTTAGCTGGTATAGCAAATCTAACTGACGATGAGGTTAATAATTTAACTAAAAGAGGAATTAATTTTTATCAGTATAGAAAAATTGCAAGAGAAACATATTCTGAAACTATAAAGTTTATAAATAACTTAGCATTAAATTTGTCTCAGGAATTTGAAATCATTTTCCGTTTTCATCCTGGGCATAATGATAACCGTAATCTGTTTAATTTAAATATTAAAATTATTAATGATTTGAGTATTTATGATTGGTTCCCATGTATTAATGTTTTTTTAACCTGGAATAGTACCAGTGTTTTTGAAGCTATTTTATGTGGAGTAGAGAATGTATTTAGATTTGAACCATTTACTATACCAGAAGAATTTAAAATTGAAAAAATGAAAAATATACCTGTAGTTACATCAGCAGAACAATTAATATTCCTTTTACAAAATAGAGCGGAATTTAATTTGGAAATAGTAAAAAAGGAATGTGAAGAAGTTTATGGGCCCGTTGATGGTATGTGTTGTAATAGGATTGTTGATATAATTAAAAAGATTATATATTCTGATGAAGAAACTTTGCACAATGAAAAGATACAAGTTAAAAGAATTTTAAGTGCAGTTAAGATAGGAATATATCAATGGCTGGCATATCTTTTCGTTTTAACAAACACTATAGATTTAATAAAATGGCCAATTCCACAATATAAATTAAAAAATGATTTTCCAAGGTGA